The following proteins are encoded in a genomic region of Nocardioides renjunii:
- a CDS encoding sensor histidine kinase, producing the protein MTEHPALQDTTVCGPVSPEAAALAGTILSGAISVDDGIGRIATHFLTEPRVEAVVAALTIFAPEDATGWVKLGGRAWVREWLRAEDDRSVLPPSGAGPDAALSMPWVSRHARAHGLAAVVDRSAIPEERDRVELERMRVRSLVATTFLSRGEMFGSMSVVSGDTGSWPQTLIDDLRLLNAALTSRIMLEQSRRALAEAIDAGAEAQLGYQHFFGSVGHELRTPLASVMGYTEVLLDDAEHGLAESVAAGMRRDGPVMLRACEQLLTIVDGLLGAGRALGSDDQRQDVSVADAVADVVHWHRNPAQAAGVSVDADIDPAATAWAHPSGVRQVLSNLLGNAIAHHRPTGGSVHLSTSSLLGESGRPMVRIIVRDDGPGLTPEQLQHAFEPFVRFAAPGTTGSGLGLSMSRTIAERDGGAVRGESTADTGSSFWVELPVRRS; encoded by the coding sequence GTGACCGAGCATCCCGCCCTGCAGGACACGACTGTCTGCGGGCCGGTCTCCCCGGAGGCCGCCGCCCTCGCCGGCACCATCCTCTCGGGTGCGATCAGCGTGGACGACGGCATCGGCCGGATCGCCACCCACTTCCTCACCGAGCCACGGGTCGAGGCGGTGGTGGCCGCGCTGACCATCTTCGCGCCGGAGGACGCCACGGGCTGGGTGAAGCTCGGCGGGCGGGCGTGGGTGCGCGAGTGGCTGCGAGCGGAGGACGACCGCTCGGTCCTCCCGCCCAGCGGCGCCGGTCCGGACGCGGCGCTGAGCATGCCGTGGGTCTCGCGGCACGCGCGCGCCCACGGGCTGGCCGCCGTCGTGGACAGGTCCGCCATCCCGGAGGAGCGCGACCGCGTCGAGCTCGAGCGGATGCGGGTGCGCAGCCTGGTGGCGACGACCTTCCTCTCGCGAGGCGAGATGTTCGGCAGCATGTCGGTCGTCAGCGGCGACACCGGCTCGTGGCCGCAGACCCTCATCGACGACCTGCGCCTGCTCAACGCCGCCCTGACCTCGCGGATCATGCTGGAGCAGTCCCGGCGGGCGCTGGCCGAGGCCATCGACGCGGGCGCCGAGGCCCAGCTCGGCTACCAGCACTTCTTCGGCTCGGTCGGCCACGAGCTGCGTACGCCCCTCGCGTCGGTCATGGGCTACACCGAGGTGCTCCTCGACGACGCCGAGCACGGGCTCGCGGAGTCGGTGGCGGCGGGCATGCGTCGCGACGGGCCGGTGATGCTCCGCGCCTGCGAGCAGCTGCTCACCATCGTCGACGGACTGCTCGGAGCCGGCCGCGCGCTCGGCAGCGACGACCAGCGCCAGGACGTCTCGGTCGCCGACGCGGTGGCCGACGTCGTCCACTGGCACCGCAACCCGGCCCAGGCCGCCGGCGTCTCGGTCGACGCCGACATCGACCCGGCGGCGACGGCCTGGGCCCACCCGTCCGGCGTGCGCCAGGTGCTCAGCAACCTGCTCGGCAACGCGATCGCCCACCACCGCCCGACGGGCGGGTCGGTCCACCTGTCCACGTCTTCCCTGCTCGGCGAGAGCGGCCGGCCGATGGTGCGCATCATCGTCCGCGACGACGGCCCGGGGCTCACCCCGGAGCAGCTCCAGCACGCCTTCGAGCCGTTCGTGCGCTTCGCCGCGCCCGGCACGACGGGGAGCGGGCTCGGGCTCTCGATGTCCCGCACGATCGCCGAGCGTGACGGCGGAGCGGTGCGCGGGGAGTCGACCGCGGACACCGGCTCGTCGTTCTGGGTCGAGCTGCCGGTGCGCAGGTCCTGA
- a CDS encoding phosphate ABC transporter ATP-binding protein produces MPQSTLPASAVPAAPEAPSGGAPPAGPATLEARDITAWFGSHQVLDRVSLTMPASGITALIGPSGCGKSTFLRILNRMHELVPSAALAGEVLLDGDDIYDPQRKLTDARRAIGMVFQKPNPFPAMSIRENVVAGLRLTGTRLGRSAKEELVEECLVRGGLWNEVKDRLDSPGGGLSGGQQQRLCIARSLAIKPRVLLMDEPCSALDPTSTRVIEETMKDLARQVTIVIVTHNMQQAARVSDTCAFFLASQGTPGVIVEHGDTEAMFSSPRDQRTSDYVNGRFG; encoded by the coding sequence ATGCCCCAGTCCACGCTGCCCGCCTCCGCCGTCCCCGCCGCCCCTGAGGCGCCGAGCGGCGGAGCTCCACCGGCCGGCCCCGCGACCCTCGAGGCCCGCGACATCACCGCGTGGTTCGGCAGCCACCAGGTCCTCGACCGGGTGTCGCTCACCATGCCCGCCTCGGGCATCACCGCCCTCATCGGCCCGTCGGGCTGCGGGAAGTCCACCTTCCTCCGCATCCTCAACCGGATGCACGAGCTGGTCCCGTCTGCGGCGCTGGCCGGTGAGGTGCTGCTCGACGGCGATGACATCTACGACCCCCAGCGCAAGCTGACCGACGCGCGCCGTGCCATCGGCATGGTCTTCCAGAAGCCGAACCCGTTCCCGGCGATGTCCATCCGGGAGAACGTGGTGGCCGGGCTGCGGCTGACCGGGACGAGGCTGGGGAGGTCGGCCAAGGAGGAGCTCGTCGAGGAGTGCCTGGTCCGCGGAGGTCTGTGGAACGAGGTGAAGGACCGTCTCGACAGCCCCGGCGGCGGCCTCTCCGGCGGCCAGCAGCAACGCCTCTGCATCGCGCGCTCGCTGGCCATCAAGCCCCGCGTGCTGCTCATGGACGAGCCGTGCTCGGCCCTCGACCCGACGTCCACGCGGGTCATCGAGGAGACGATGAAGGACCTGGCGCGACAGGTCACGATCGTCATCGTCACGCACAACATGCAGCAGGCGGCCCGCGTCTCGGACACCTGCGCCTTCTTCCTGGCCTCGCAGGGCACGCCGGGGGTCATCGTCGAGCACGGCGACACCGAGGCGATGTTCTCCAGCCCGCGCGACCAGCGCACCTCCGACTACGTCAACGGACGGTTCGGCTGA
- a CDS encoding Ig-like domain repeat protein — protein sequence MSVRRLLAGVATTSVLAAALAVAAPAQADPAFVPDADDIVGVGSDTTMYALGYLADGHSGVAGYNAGAPAQRLVSFDARTFDSAGAQTNSASVTLRAGAAPIVRPNGSGGGKGLLYGAGNNPDVSFARSSSGNNANETAANLQAFPFAKDTLAVATAQSSNAPAALTPAQIVQIFEGTVTNWSQVGGAAGVIKPLAPQTSSGTGDFFKKELDKIKGSTVTYGPGVTFVQEHDDAPIKSDPNAIAPFSVGRAGLLGTLRIEQGWQVGRALYNVVRQADAGSAWAQGLFGPNGYVCSPAAASLILDAGFEQLLSSAQGGKCGVATTTATAASDLLTAKVTTTTTVAGTSNAAGAATLTATVGGGGQLKPQGVVAFSVDGAVKGQGVVTGGRATYTATGLTPGVHQVTATFTPTGAAFNGSTSAPVDVTVRAAAPVPVTTPTTKAATKLAVSFKKSYAKGAAVKGKVKVKESAAGKAAGKVVIKLGKKTVGRGKVAGGVATVTLKALAKGKNKLVAEYAGNASFAASKVRFVITIK from the coding sequence ATGTCTGTTCGCAGGCTCCTCGCGGGCGTGGCCACCACGTCCGTCCTGGCGGCGGCCCTCGCCGTCGCCGCTCCGGCCCAGGCCGACCCGGCGTTCGTCCCGGACGCCGACGACATCGTCGGCGTCGGCTCCGACACCACGATGTACGCCCTGGGCTACCTGGCCGACGGCCACAGCGGCGTGGCCGGCTACAACGCCGGCGCGCCCGCGCAGCGACTGGTGTCCTTCGACGCCCGTACGTTCGACTCCGCCGGCGCCCAGACCAACTCGGCCAGCGTCACCCTGCGCGCCGGCGCCGCCCCGATCGTCCGTCCCAACGGCTCGGGCGGCGGCAAGGGCCTGCTCTACGGGGCGGGCAACAACCCGGACGTGAGCTTCGCGCGGTCCTCCTCGGGCAACAACGCCAACGAGACCGCCGCCAACCTCCAGGCGTTCCCGTTCGCCAAGGACACCCTCGCGGTCGCCACCGCGCAGTCGTCCAACGCGCCGGCCGCGCTGACGCCGGCCCAGATCGTGCAGATCTTCGAGGGCACCGTCACCAACTGGAGCCAGGTCGGCGGCGCCGCGGGCGTCATCAAGCCGCTCGCCCCGCAGACGAGCTCCGGCACGGGCGACTTCTTCAAGAAGGAGCTCGACAAGATCAAGGGCTCGACCGTCACCTACGGGCCCGGCGTCACCTTCGTGCAGGAGCACGACGACGCCCCGATCAAGTCCGACCCCAACGCGATCGCGCCGTTCTCCGTGGGCCGTGCGGGCCTGCTCGGCACCCTGCGCATCGAGCAGGGCTGGCAGGTGGGTCGCGCGCTCTACAACGTGGTCCGGCAGGCCGACGCCGGCAGCGCCTGGGCGCAGGGCCTGTTCGGCCCCAACGGCTACGTGTGCTCGCCGGCCGCCGCCTCGCTGATCCTCGACGCGGGCTTCGAGCAGCTGCTCTCCTCCGCCCAGGGCGGCAAGTGCGGCGTGGCCACCACGACGGCCACCGCGGCCAGTGACCTGCTGACCGCCAAGGTCACCACCACCACGACCGTCGCCGGCACCTCCAACGCCGCTGGTGCGGCGACCCTCACCGCCACCGTCGGCGGCGGCGGGCAGCTCAAGCCCCAGGGCGTCGTGGCGTTCTCCGTCGACGGCGCCGTCAAGGGCCAGGGCGTCGTGACCGGCGGCCGCGCGACCTACACCGCCACCGGGCTCACCCCCGGCGTGCACCAGGTCACCGCCACCTTCACGCCCACCGGCGCGGCCTTCAACGGCTCCACCTCCGCCCCGGTCGACGTCACGGTGAGGGCTGCCGCCCCGGTCCCGGTCACCACCCCCACCACCAAGGCCGCGACCAAGCTGGCGGTGTCGTTCAAGAAGAGCTACGCCAAGGGCGCCGCCGTGAAGGGCAAGGTCAAGGTCAAGGAGTCCGCCGCCGGCAAGGCCGCCGGCAAGGTCGTCATCAAGCTCGGCAAGAAGACCGTCGGCAGGGGCAAGGTCGCCGGTGGCGTCGCCACGGTCACCCTGAAGGCGCTCGCGAAGGGCAAGAACAAGCTCGTCGCGGAGTACGCCGGCAACGCGTCGTTCGCCGCGTCGAAGGTCAGGTTCGTCATCACCATCAAGTGA
- a CDS encoding sortase, with the protein MTSSRPRAGAEPADGPPAPRTTPVRPTAPAGDDVWSVITTTSVMCCLVAGWMVAQMVYLGGLSQDRAQDTLYSQFRAELAAGTAPIGPVTEVGQPVATLSIPHIGVEQVVVEGTASGDLLVGPGHLRNTVLPGQRGTSAVLGRASTYGAPFARIGELVPGDQVNVTTAQGATRFRVIGVRRAGDPLPQPRPDDAARLVLVSGEASGSRLPSLSPGEVVYVDAEADEAFDTPAGLPRVVPDPEQAMGTESGAVMPLLTLCLALLLALAFGVIAARQRFGAALVWVVATPVVLAVAWLTTDVVMRLLPNLM; encoded by the coding sequence ATGACGAGCAGCAGGCCCCGAGCCGGCGCCGAGCCGGCGGACGGTCCCCCCGCACCTCGTACGACGCCCGTGCGCCCGACGGCGCCGGCCGGCGACGACGTCTGGTCGGTCATCACGACGACCTCGGTGATGTGCTGCCTGGTCGCCGGCTGGATGGTCGCGCAGATGGTCTACCTCGGCGGGCTGTCGCAGGACCGCGCCCAGGACACGCTGTACTCGCAGTTCCGCGCGGAGCTCGCCGCCGGCACGGCCCCCATCGGTCCCGTCACGGAGGTGGGGCAGCCCGTCGCCACCCTTTCCATCCCGCACATCGGCGTGGAGCAGGTGGTCGTCGAGGGGACGGCCTCCGGCGACCTGCTGGTCGGGCCGGGACACCTCCGCAACACGGTGCTGCCCGGCCAGCGCGGCACGTCGGCCGTCCTCGGCCGGGCGAGCACCTACGGGGCGCCCTTCGCGCGCATCGGCGAGCTCGTGCCCGGCGACCAGGTCAACGTCACGACTGCCCAGGGCGCCACCCGCTTCCGCGTCATCGGCGTACGTCGTGCGGGCGACCCGCTGCCGCAGCCGCGCCCGGACGACGCCGCCCGGCTGGTCCTCGTCAGCGGCGAGGCCAGCGGCTCCCGGCTCCCGTCGCTGTCGCCGGGCGAGGTCGTCTACGTCGACGCCGAGGCCGACGAGGCCTTCGACACCCCCGCGGGCCTGCCCCGCGTGGTCCCTGATCCGGAGCAGGCGATGGGCACCGAGTCGGGCGCGGTCATGCCGCTGCTGACCCTGTGCCTGGCCCTGCTCCTGGCGCTGGCCTTCGGGGTCATCGCCGCCCGGCAGCGGTTCGGAGCCGCCCTGGTGTGGGTGGTCGCGACCCCGGTCGTGCTCGCCGTCGCCTGGCTCACGACCGACGTGGTCATGCGCCTGCTGCCCAACCTGATGTGA